The DNA segment aaaatattcatcatttattaaatttgatttgatttcctTTTAATAAGGATACGATATACTTAGCTTCATTTGATaaagatttgattttataattttttatataattaaaaatttcaatttctcttattatcttttgtttatgtaaataaactaaaatacataataaacttGCTTATAAacgataaattttataaatatatttttgtgtatttttaataattttgtattataattcaaatttttattaagaGAGACTGAGAAGGAAATGACATACAAGGCATGTATAAAGTTTGGAGAGTTAGTCAcgtatcttaaaaaataatcttaaataaatttaagtttttaaaaattgttaataaaataatgtaaataaaagACAAAGTATATAAAGATTGTAGGGAGATGTCAaatgtagaaaaataaaaagagacgaactatgttttaatttgtttaagaaaacaaaaattaataagagattattattttttattttattcttgaaaaaatgattctcttataaattttaattaataatacaaaatatattaaagaagaTAGAgagtatatttataaaatttctcaTTAAGTtgattacatattttattttaaataaaaatgttcatGTCAGGTAAAGCACCTTTACACACACAACTAATTACAACGTTCAATTTTGTCGCATcacttttattatgttttaattaaataagaactAATAAAAAATCGATACAATACGTTCTATTAggttcttcttttttcattcacaTAAACACAAGATAATAAgagaattttgtaaaaaaaaaaactataaatatttaacatatcgTCATTAGATCAATTTTTTcatcaaagaaaaattatatcataatcCTTATTAGaagtaaatcaaattaaatctaataaatgatgaatattttgttttatattttatcatttgtcAATTTTCTATTGATTGTGTGTAAGAATGAGGTGCTAAGTTTGTGTCCCAATAATAtctcattaaataatatttaataaaataataatattaagatgattaatttttgtgtagaaaaaaataacataatcaaatttaatatcattataaGTTAATCagtataaatatttgaatttgaatctgaatcaataaattaatatctGTTGtaattatttgaatcaataaaatattataacaagtttaaaatattttccaatttatatatgtaccttattttataatttttttcctataaattcgTGGAACTTTAAGcccaaaaataaacaattaaaagacAATAATTCGGGGAGTAGAAACTCCCACGGAATCACTTGCATTCAAACTAGCAAATATAACCAGAGTTGCTAGAAAATAACTAACTCTAACTTGATCCAAAGATCCGTTATTACAAAAGTTGACAACTATAAGCTGTAAATCCCAGCCGGGAATAAATTCAATTGACAAGTAACTCCAAAAGTTGATTTTCTTGTCAAAACCATGTGCACCATCCgtgtaattttgtattttttgtagTTGATTGTTGaagtgatttaattaaattataagagtaattaaatttatatttgagtgTCTATAATTAATTAGTGATTGGTGTGATGGTGCTTtgcttatatttatatatgtttagtGAGTTTTGGTGAGTTTGGACATGAAGAAAGATGAGCTTGTAATGATTAGTAAAAGTGGTGTGAGTCTAGCAAATACTTAGTTGCATGaaggaaaaatcttttcaatccTATATCTCCCTAAAACTCTCTTTTGTGTtaaaactctctctctctctctctctctcaacatACTTCTCTCTTCTCCAAGAAATCATCATTAGAAAACCTTGAACTTTGgtgttgtgaaaaaaaaaaggagagttcattttttctctctttagcGGTTGTTGACTGGCCCTAGGTGAGAtaatctcttcttctttctctccttgaattcattttctttttcccaaGATCAACCATGAACTTTCATGAAAAAGCTTGATTTTAAGTGGTTTTGATTCTATTTTTGGTTGGCTTTTGGGTTGAGTTGATGCTAGTATAGTGTGGTTGTTGTGGGATTGAAGGAAAGTCCCTTACTTGAACCCAAAACTcactcattttttctttcttcttcaaagaGTCATCATCTTGGGTTTGATAGGTAAAGGAAGTTTCATCCTTTTCTATGCTTGGGTTGCTGAGAATTGGTTTCAAGGTTGTTGGAAAATGAAccatgttgtaaaaaaaaaggaagtttGAACATTTGAGGTtttgagttttaaaatttaagttcttatttatttaatgaatattgATTAAAAGTTCCTATTTGTGAAGTGTTTTGATGTTGTTTATGTATTTGGAATTGATGTGAAAGAGTTTGAGTTTGTTTTTGGATGATTTGGAAGCCATCAGAGGCAATTctatagtaattttaaaattctgcaGAATTCGCGTCTAGTGACTATTTTCGCGTCCAGTGATGTCCAATGATTAGCTTTGAGTAAAGTAACCATTTTGAGTCCAATGATAAGTTTTGATGTGAATgtgattaatatttgtttttcttgcataaatgaactattttaaaatcttaatgaatttatgatgatatGAGATGCGGTTGAGATGatgctattttattattagagtTGACTTTATCTTGATCATGAAATTCACATTCATATGAGTTTTTGGTGAGTTGTTTGCAATAATTCAAGATGTTGAAATGTCTTACTATGCTTATTGAACTATATGTGAGTTCATGAGTGTGATGAACGTATGAATGGTGAGTCTCTTATGATGTTGAAATTGATGAATGAATTTGTGATGAtgtatgatattaatttgaatGATCATAATATATATGCATTGATAAATGACATTGTATGTGAGTAGACATGTAAGTTGGGGGGGTGCTAGGAAGACACTCAACCTAGTGCTGGAGGTTTTCATGGTGGCTAATGCCGAATGGGCCTATAGAATGAATGAGTAGGTGAATCCCTAGATAGGTCAAGGTCTTTGCAAGTTTTACTGAGATAAGCCACTATCCACACTCATCCATTTTCGATAAAACCACAATTCTTCTGCATGGTTAATTCAAGTCTCCCTAAATGATCAGATCATAGAGTGTGACATGTTAAGGGATGTACTTGGGTTAATCGTTGAAAAGGTGAAATCTTCTGGGAGTACAGAGATAACATGACATAACATGATAGTTAGACATGTGCATTCATAATTGTGACTTGAGAATGATGTGAACTTGAGGAGTTGTATTAGTACATGGTTGTTGGGAAGATGAAGGATTTCTATATCTTTTTTAACATATTgatcttatatttcttttacatgttgttttcttttaaaatgagtttatccttGCACTTTCTGTTGAACTGTCATGATTGTGTCATTTGATAGGGAGCAAATTATGATGTAGTTTATGAGGAACATGTTACTCGTGATTGATGTGGATTTGGTGAACTTAAGGACGAGATCTGAccctttgttatttatttatgttttgtctTGGTGagaatcaacttagggtttatgTATCTTCATGGATCTATGTTGTATTTATTCCCTGAATTGGACCCTTGAGTTTTGTTTGGAGATTTGTTTATGAGATTTGACGATGTAATGCATTGAAGCATACATACCTTTATATTTTACGACTTGAGGAccttttataaatgaagtttatATGACATGCATGTAttcatggaaaaaaattatgcacattttcattaattaaacttATTCAAGAGTTTTAAAGGgactaaaaatgattttttctacATTAAAGCTTTAGTGTTTCATGTAATGACATTTGTGGTCATTACGATTTTGATATCAATTGGTCTTAATGTAGTGACTCCATGAAGTGCATCACCATATCAAGTGAACCTAGAAGCCACCCAACTATACACAAATCAACACTTCTTTGACtaacaaaattcaatttgagagatttatttgttctttttcttgcttCAAAGTTATTAAGATCCAAAATGAGAAATTACTCccaaataaaagtataatataaTACCAGACAAATAAATGTTTAGAGTATGGATTAattgaattgtatttttttaagaatcggTTGATAAATgctctaaaaaaattacacttattCTCtacaaaacattaaatattatgtaTACTCACGGTAGTAGACAAAGATAGATGTCCATATACTTATTCTCGCTTCTctcttgcttcctttttgttATGGTGCAAGTGAAAGTGTGTACAATATTTTATCAATGTAAAATCTTgcattcctttttttcttcttcctcccgTCCGTTGCCCATGATGATAATACTTGTGTGGATGTTGTTTTGACATTAAAGGGAACACCAATTTCACAAATCCGTTGGGCATTATGGGTCTTAGACGATGTCCAATGCGAAATACAAATTCTTTTAAATTGTAGTAAGTTTTTGGGTAGTTGTTTTGACATTAAAGGGAACACCAATTCTCAAATCCATTGGGCATTATGGGTCTTAGACGATGTCCAATGCGAAATACAAATTCTGTTTAAATTGTAGTAAGTTTTTGGGACAACCTGTTACCTTTTAACTATATCTATTGGTGACTTCTTGTCCCATTTAAACAACAACACTTTATTGTTATTGTGTTAGACCATGAGCTTATAACATTAGATGTACACACTAAGTGTGAATAACAGGCACCAAACTCTTCAAAAATGTTAAGGTTATacaaatttgaatattaaataatttattttaaatagaaaaacttataaataaaataatttattgatctaatttaaaaaaaataaaattcaaacaaattagGTTAACTTGATGATTGAGAACATTGTCATTAGAATCAAGATTCTACTACTTAGCTTGAGAAGATGGGTAAAAATTGGTAAATCAATAATCATAAGATCTTATTTTCTCCAcaagtatttattaaatatatttttatgattgttaATTTACTATTCATtgatttattatcatatttaataatttttagtatcATTATTTAGTTGAATATATTAcatattatgttttaaataatttaccACATATGTTTACTGTGATCATTCATTCATCTGTTTAGGTGGTTGCTATATCCATTCCCCTCTTTGGTAGTTATTCACTCTtctttttgatttgtttttcaaaaatatcttCTTTTTATAGGATACACTCCCCAACTctgcaaattaaaaaatggaaaaaaaaaagtagcatgGGATACAACCCATATATAGATTATCATCATATCCCAGGATATAGAGAGAgtagaagaggaagaggagagcatttttatttttcaaattttatcagCCAATGCAGTAGTTGAGAGAAGAGAAgggggaaaagaaaaaggcaaAATGGGTAAGGATCTGAGTGAGGAGCAAGTGTATTCGATGAAAGGAAGTGTTCTCTCTATTTGACGGATGGTATTGTGGAAGCTGGGgattcacacaaaaaaatagGTAGGAGAAGTTGCACAAGGTAGGAAATTGTGTACGAAGGAGGAGCAAAAATAATGGGGTTTTTGCTAACTGGTTGGGAATCGACCATTTCATGATTGAGCATTGAAGATCACAACAGCGGTCTCACTAGCAAGTTGGCATTGAAGACCTTCCCAACACTCATGCGATGTTACGAGTCAAAAATCACGATGGTTGAATGAGAGGGAGAAAAATCATGAGTTTAAATTCCTACCACTAGCAtaggtatattttaaaaatttcgaGATAATACCAAAGTTCAaggaaacaaataatattacttTACTATCAGagattttatatatgtaataaaaattatgcttctttttataaatgaaaagtgaaaaaataagcgagagaaaattatataatctgttggaaataagaaataaaaagtttacataattttattatataaataagatatttcttactattttataaatataaaacaaatgtaATGAATGACCCGAAAAAGAGATAATCTGCATGCACCGTAAGTGGCGGAtggaaatgaaataatatattcaaaacAAAGTAAAATATAGCTAGTTTAAAATCAAATGGCAGATGTAATACTAGTTTTAATGTGAAGAAACATTTTTACAAGATATTCATAGAGTGGTTTAGCATTTTTCTAGGTGACGTGCTAGTAAGGTTATTTCTCAATTTTCTAGAAGTTctcaattaaatcaatttgagttGTTCATCATAGATCCCATTTCTGTTGAAACTTTCCAATGTAGATGGTAGTATCTAAATAAACCCAAAAATCCAAAATCTGAGATGCCACTCTTATCGAGTGAACATGgtcaaactaattttattttctccacAATCATCAACAGAATTGGAGgaacaataaatattatattatattccaGGAAGTTCCTATTGTCTCTAACAATGGGATAATACCAATATATTTTACTGTAGTTGTTATCAAGCACCAAAAGTTTTGCATTGATATGAAAGTTTCCACTTTGCCTAGGCTTAACTGGGGATaatcaatcaaaaaataaataattacataagtaaatttaatattatattttaatttaaaatcttagaatttaaatatataatttttttctaacttctaatttctcatttttatctTAGATGAGACTTCAACTTTTACATTGAATAACATCTTGAAATTAAGTCTatatttaagattaattttaagttaaagtaattttgaataatttttacgttaaataagaatatttacAGTAAATTTTACTCTaactcaattttataaattcaaacaTAAATCATACACTTCACAGTAAATTTTTAACaaagatcaattttataaaattaagtatttgAATGCTCATCCAAACACGTATGGTATGTGGCATGAATTATGGTATGCTCCTTTAATCATGTCACACGGCAGCTAGCAAGTAAGTCCAAATTCCGTGATCTTTATCATTGACAATTTAACTTGTCCAGCGTGATTCTTGTAAGAAAACAGTAGCACCATAAATAACTACGTTGCATCCAACAAAGATAGAATAGGGACAATATCCTTTAAACAAGCTGTGCCATTCCTAACCATTCTGAGTCACACGATCAACCATAAGTTATACAATAAATAAGTATCATTCGATTTCGACCCCTTCAAGCTAAGATTCCGACAACCTTTCCTCAATGCAACAGCTGGAGCAAGATTATTGATGTGGCCTCCCAAGTAACCATTTTCATAGACAGCAAGCAAGACACAACATAGGAGCATTTATTATATCTAAGATAAACGTCAATTAGTTATGTGCCTAATTAACTATTGCAATAAAATTGGAGGTGGGACGGCAGAACCATTACATATTCACCGTCAACGGAGGGAGCATTTATCACTAgccatatataattttcttcataaaaaacaCTGAACCGGTGGTTGCACTGCACTCAGAAAAGCATTGTTTCGGGATTTACCCATCCGAAACCCTGATTGGACTTTGATTCAGTAAAATTTTAACTCATCAGTAGTATTATATTGCATTATACTTCTTGTAAGATAGTGAACAATAATAGTTTAAGTGTTATcgttgagagaaacgactagGTCCCTTCCTTGGGTCTTGTAGTATTTGAGGGTGGATTCTGTGTCTCTAAGATGTGTAACTTTGTCTAGAGTTTGTCATCAGCATCTCCAACCtagcattttccttttcttttattaaaaatatattaagtgaATTTTCAAcgttatataactttttttttacgttCATAAGTaattcttacaattttttttaattttattatgttattgttaactgaattatgaaataatatttttttaaaaataagaatatcatttgtactattttttaagaaataaaatttgtaaattaaaaatgtaaccAATTTTCTTGAAtcagaaattatttaaaatgatgaaaaatagttaaaatcaCATAAGTAAAACAATATTCAATTTTGATGACTATAAcatctaaaatgttttctgaatATGCTTCACAAGATTGTGTGAAAAAGTTGATGCTTATTACATTTATATAGATGTTGGTCTACATTCAAGTGTTAAAACGAAAGAAAATGTTCCAATAGACACATAAAGActagttataataataataataataaatacaactccATAGATATAGCTGTCTATGTTGGCATCTAATGTGGATGACCGAGATAGCACCATAAGCTGAAGAGAATTAGAGTAACTTCTTAGTTGTGAATTGGCTAATGCATGCATGAGTGTGGTTTGATGTGGATCGGCTGAGTTCATTTACAGTCTCCTAAATGCTAAGCCTAAAGAGTGACGGTGCTATGTCATGTACTAACTGAGATGTGGTTTGGTTGGAACTTGGAATGGAATGGTACAAAATTTGAACTTGAGGTGATTAGCTGTATCTCAACCAAGGTGTGACTCGAATGAGATTTtccaataaaagtaaaatataattgttacaaatatcttataaaatataattattgctTCAAAATCACATACGGTATAAAAATTCTAAATACGGATAtacaagtttaaaaaataagtatactCATAATATAATTGTACAGTGTTATTCAATGACAAATCATCATTTACATAATTTAtgacataattttataaaacttatcaTAAATGATGattatataacaatattatcCATGCAcagatatttttctctttaagaatacaatatataaaaatagggACTGGTGAAGAGGGGAGACAACCCTTGTCGTGCTTTACTTAAACTTGAGTCTGTGTAAGTGTGGTGCGTATATTAAGTGtggtgtgtgtatttttttttttattcattagaaTTGAATATGGTATCAAAAAGTTTAGTTTAACCCATTGAGTTCCCTTTAACTTCAAATTGAACCTGTTTTTAACTCCaaggatatttttttaacaaaaataattgattcaaatttcaaactaatAAACCAACAATTGTTACCGTTACCAGTTCGGTCTGTTTTGAACTTTTTCTTTGGCTTCCCCAATTAGTGGATTGAACAAATTTGATGCAAAGAGTGTATTGCGCAACACTTCTTAGCGACTAAACTTATTTTACTGGTTAAAAGAATTTGTTCAGTAAAATAGACATGTTTGACAAAACggcaataagttttttttttttaaaaaaaaaaatcctaatttttaagataacaaATGATTtggaataaacaaaaatattaaaatttataattatttgaaaatatattattatcaaatttcAAGTTATAGCCTAATAGTTAATTATGTCAttctgtattttatttttacttttatcactTAAGctaataactaaaaatttattaaatactttCAATCTaataagctattttttagctttGAACTAACTTACCTCTTAATTTTGCCAAATGCACCCTAAAGGAATTTTTTCGTTTAACTGGCTAATTCTGTCCCTTCCTTTTCATCTATGCTAACATCCAAATTTTGGCCGACTAGTGTATAATTTCATTGGTAATGAATTTGGAATTGCCCTTTATGGCCAATTTAAGCCTCCTACTGACATGGCACCAATGACAACTACCTCATTGAAAATATCAACAACCGTAGCCAAGAACATTGAAAACATACTACACAAGTGATACTATTTCGAGAgttccattttctttttcttgtcatcttACTATTCTTCAATTTTTGTTATGCTTTGCACTTTCCCTCTGTCCTTCAACCAGATAATTCATAGTTTGCTGCTATATCTCATGCCTCTGAATGTGATCAGCTaagaaacataaacaaaaacttGAGTCTTCAAATTCTCATctcaaaaatatatatcaatgtCAGCACCTAGTCATGCAATTGTAAAGGCTGTGGCTGCCACAGCTGGGGCTATGTTACTTATTGCTGCGatatttgtttactttttttacaaatttgttCTTGCTAGATACCACCAGAGACACAAAGTTGGTGCAAGTTTGCTTCGAGAATCAGGAGTGAACCTTGAGTATATTAACAAAGTTGGTGGCAATGTGAAGGGACTAATTGTTGAAGAAAATGGGGTGGATGTTCTTTATGTGATGGACACAGAAAGAAGACCATTGATTACTGGTTTTCCAAATAGTATATTCAATCCAAGTTACGAACTtgatgaggaagaaaagagaataGATATAATGGTCCAAAGGTCCAAAGTATCCAAGCCTGAAATTCCAGAGGCATGTGAATCTCCTAGTGTTGTTGGTCATGAGAATCAAGTTAAGCCAGTGTCACAAGCATCATCAATTTCAACATCACTAACACCAAGACAAAACTTGCCACAATCACCTCAACCACTACCACAATCTTCACCAATGATTGATGAGAACAAGAAAACTcaaccatcaccaccaccaccaccacctcctcctcctcctcctcctcctccaactcgtcctccaccaccaccacctggTCCACCTCCACTTCCTAAGGCCAGTGGCTTCATTTCATCACTGAAACCCCCACCTGCTCccaaagggaaaacaaacataaGAAGCACTAAAGAGGGTATGGTAGGGGAGAGTTCAAGAGAGAAGGGTGTTGGTCAAACAAGGCTGAAGCCTCTACATTGGGATAAGGTTGCAGCAAATGTTGATCATTCAACTGTGTGGGATCAGATCAATGATGGCTCTttcaggtatatatatatatatcctcctCATTGTTAATTTGACTATTATCTGTTTTCCAAGATTTTAAATTGCGTTCGTTATAATTTTTGATATCGCAATGCTGCTGAAGTGGTCATAATAATTGCAGTCACAAAATCTCGAAGTTAAAGCCAAAATTGTAGTCGTGAactgttttttaaaaccttaaaaGAGTGTTTTTATATCAATGCATTTTCAACTTGACTAGAAGTTTTTTTTGGTAGGCAACTTGACAAGAAGTTCTTTCCCCGTTTTACAGGTTTGATGATGAACTAATGGAATCACTCTTTGGATATTCAAGCAGCTATAAAACCCAAGAAAGAAACAGAACTCTTTCCACTTTGGCCAAGTCCAATTCCAATGCACCAGCTCAAATATTCATTCTTGAGCCAAGAAAATCTCAGAACACTGCAATTGTGCTAAGATCACTTGCTATTTCTCGCAAGGGAATCTTGGATGCAGTTCTTGATGGTCAGGGACTAAGTGTTGAGACACTAGAAAGACTAACTAAAATAGCTCCCACACAAGAAGAGGAAGCCAAAATCATCCAATTCAGTGGCAACCCGGATCAGCTTGCTGATGCTGAATCTTTCCTATACTTCATTCTTAAAGCAGTTCCAACAGCATTCAACCGTTTGAAAGCAATGCTTTTCCGGTCGAGTTACAATTGCGAAGTTCTTCAGCTCAAGGAACAGCTACAAGCACTTGAAATGGGTTGCAAGGAACTGAGAACTAGTGGCCTGTTTTTGAAACTCCTTGAGGCCATTCTCAAAGCTGGGAACCGGATGA comes from the Glycine soja cultivar W05 chromosome 6, ASM419377v2, whole genome shotgun sequence genome and includes:
- the LOC114416489 gene encoding formin-like protein 4, which gives rise to MSAPSHAIVKAVAATAGAMLLIAAIFVYFFYKFVLARYHQRHKVGASLLRESGVNLEYINKVGGNVKGLIVEENGVDVLYVMDTERRPLITGFPNSIFNPSYELDEEEKRIDIMVQRSKVSKPEIPEACESPSVVGHENQVKPVSQASSISTSLTPRQNLPQSPQPLPQSSPMIDENKKTQPSPPPPPPPPPPPPPPTRPPPPPPGPPPLPKASGFISSLKPPPAPKGKTNIRSTKEGMVGESSREKGVGQTRLKPLHWDKVAANVDHSTVWDQINDGSFRFDDELMESLFGYSSSYKTQERNRTLSTLAKSNSNAPAQIFILEPRKSQNTAIVLRSLAISRKGILDAVLDGQGLSVETLERLTKIAPTQEEEAKIIQFSGNPDQLADAESFLYFILKAVPTAFNRLKAMLFRSSYNCEVLQLKEQLQALEMGCKELRTSGLFLKLLEAILKAGNRMNAGTSRGNAQGFNLSSLRKLSDVKSTDGKTSLLHFIVEQVVQSEGKRQAIYQKHKLHISNGETSNVNNRPYSYSLIQQEADKEHVLLGLQVLGGLSEELSEAKKAASLEYHNFITMCSTLNAHVSEIRQIITCCGNIRSGGFINEMKGFLEECEGELDVVKEEQTRIMELVKKTNEYYLAGASKDNMVNPFQLFVIVKSFVDMVDKACIELKKKVEKKNIVGGEAVSTTPPLSPSKRTPLRFPNFDLYFLSNVSETTSSSQSEDDF